acaacgattccattaagctcaatcacggcatagttatattattttataacagagtaccggacttacggtcttctttataaggtccagttcaccaaatgatactttctgaatgaaCTCGTGAATACTTTACAAattctttaaaaattcgagggttgccctcgatttctctaagatcccatgatcagatcctgacttggtgtcaatggaaCCACCTCAGAAGTTTGTCctttagaataaaaatataattttgaaatccGGCTCacattggcggagttatcgcgtaacaaacacacaaaaaaaacatatatacatcaaaattttaataaaattaaaagctaAAACTACCTACGTATGACCGGTGCGTCATGATACTCTTGATTCGATATTCTGACGAAGCAATACGTACGACCCAACCAAATATTATACCTATCGACGTGTATCGATAAAATACCGTCATATAGCATTCCTTTCTAtcgataaattaaaatattgacgCGTATCGCGCACCGTTCAAGTTGTGGCGCGGGCGCGCAGTCAGCCCCCAGCCGGCAGCCAGCATGAGCGAGCCCCGGCGCTTCACTCGCGCGCAGGTCGCGGCGCGCAGCCACCGCGCCGACGCCGCAGTCATCATTGACAACGTCGTCTATGACGTCACGGGCTTCCTCAGCGACCACCCCGGGGGCGCGGAGGTGCTGCTCGACAACGCCGGGAAGGACGCCACCAAGTGCTTCCGCGACGTCGGCCACAGCGACGACGCCTACACGTGGCGGGAACAGTACGTCGCAGGAGAAGTGGTGGACGAGGAGAAGTGGCCCGTGGAGCCGCGCGACAAGCCTTTTGACAGCACGCGCGAGCCGCTCACCCTCTCCGGTCTGCTGGGCGCGGCGTTCCCTCCAGTGGCTCTCGCCGCCGTCTCCTACATGGTATACTTATATCTCTTCGGGTAGACGGTGGACTAGTGCAAGTGTTGTTGTGATGCGGTTGCGGTTAGAAAATTATGAAcgttatataggtatataatctGTCGGGGACAGTTTCGTGACGAGAGGCCCATTGCCCTATTATTTCACAAGTTGTCAGCAAACTTGATATCGGCCAAACTCAacatttcattaaaaacaatGCCAGTGCTCGCTACTTGACATTTGACATCTGAATGTTCCGTTCAATGAATGGGCACCTGTCGCACTCGTAATGAATTTTAAACGTGTCCCCTTATGACCTGCTGACGTCTTAATTTAGgtaattagtttaatttaattttattggtaAAGATTGCTCAAATAGATTATACTCGTATCTGTAAATAGTTAAGATAGCTTTAACAGCACTGGCCATTATACCATGTTATGTTTTAGATAAATGAAAATCTCATTCCTGTAAAATGCACCGCTGCCACTGTGATGGAGTTCACGCTGTTATCATAGCGTATTGTATGAATGTTATAATTTCTTATGATTTGTAGATAACAGAAACCCCGTCTATTTAAAACAGCCACAACGCATGCCTTAAGAAAACGTGTTTCGCATAACGTTGACTAAGTATAATGAGCGTGATCCATACGTTGTCAGTTACAGTAAACCCTATGGTTGTATAAAAGCTGATGTAGGTAAATTATGTTGTTAATTGTAATCAACGTCATCAACCTTTAAAGTTAGCGTGTTCTTCTTGTTTGGTGTTTtcatctcatcttaggcctctaggtcggcaaagcatctgcaatccccctggtgttgcaggtgtctatggacggtggtgatctattaccatcgggagatccacttgctcgtttgccatccagtagaataaaaaaacctaGAAAGGTAAAGTTATATCTATTTGCATTATTTGTTCAAACCGGTAGAGCAGTTCCCGAGAAACCAATTACAAATTAACTATTATATAGGtacaagaattggtcgtttaGTTTGAAATAGGATAATGAATTTCATGTCaaacttattattatatctGTATATCTGTTATCTATGATGCAGAACCTTTCACCATTTCTAGGTACCTAAATCGGCACATGCACTGCCACTATAGACCCAACTATTACAAATGCGACATTTAATGGAAACAACTCATcaataaaactgtttatttattaattaaataaaataaaaatataatattccaTGAAACATGAGGCAGGCATTCGAAGCTGGCAAAATTGAACGAGCATGCTGGTGTGAGACCGGTTAACCTTTTGAAGTTGTAGGTAATGTATGTAGCTCTACCAAGGATTCCATTATGGTTGTTTTGCCTGTGTTCGGCGACCCTAAGTAGATAGAACAGGTTCACTGTTTTTTTCTTGTTATGCCGTAAAAATGTCCGCAGGTGTCTTTTGCGAATTTTTTGATGTTCTCCAGATGTTGACTGGTACCTAatagaataaaacaaacaataatgtACCTAGGTAAAATATAGTCAAGTAAATGTTTGGCCGGTGACTCCTAATTTTAGTGATTTCGTGCTTTATTTAGTAGCCACATAATATATTTGTTAGGACGATATTTGttgggtagttctacgagcgttttaatcgctatcagtttcctgtcgcttatattgaagaaatgagtcagCTAGAATTAAAATTTCTTCcttacggtctctcatttcttcaatatatgttACCCTGTTGTGTTTGTGCCTACGAGTATGTACCAATGAATAGTTTGTAAAGGAATAAAGGTTTGTGtgatattataagttttttatttatttcataattgcTGCACTAAGTATTATTTGGTAAATATTCCATTCATGGTCACTTATCTCCTTTACAATacaactctctctctctctctctgtctctcctGACCTCCGGACTCCTGGTCTTCTGACTCTTCTGGACCGTTGGCTCCTTAAACTAGTCATACACTGCTGTTTTTACTTTCAAAATCTCCAAGTTGCTCCTTTCCTTCTCTACACATTGATTTCTTTCAAACCCTTAATAATCTTCAACAGTCGCACAAAGTTaagatacctatatattttcTGGTACGGAAACTAGTTATTTGGTaaaaacaattgttttttttctcaaatatttaccttttttctGAAGGTTTTGCAAATGGCGTTTAGTCACGTTTAAcgaaacaatacaaaatcatTTATAATTCGTTCGACTGAACCTGGAATGGTCCCGCCGACCCATGTGGACGGAGCTGGAGCCAAACCGAGAGACCGCTAGTGTTCCATCTGGCCATGCGCCTGGGAGCTTGGGGCACGCAATAACTGTGTACGAGTAAAGTAATCAAACTTTACAATAATGTTTAGGCGGCTAACTGCAACGCCCTCTTGAATTCGTTCTTAACTTTCGACCATATACTTACCAACTTTTTCAAATCTCATTAAGCTACATACGCTACATTATGCTGAGTTAGGGcacgtatattattattaatatagtaCTTAGGCACATTATATCTGAATATTCAGACTCTAGATTGTGAAAAATAAATGCTAGTCTCGTATGTTCACCACAACCATAAACGAcctaaaagtaaattaatcagCATTAAACTGAATGAATAACAAATTATATCAATGCAATGGTGGTTTACATACATGCATGAATGtttaaattattgcaaaatgTATGTAATGAATTCTCTAATAgttataaacaataaaataacagagCTAGCACATTGCGGCGTGTGTTATAGTAAAGCCACGGAAAGAAGGTCACTGTCAGTCTAGCGAGTGCGGAAAGTGCGGTTATCCGCGCAGAGCGGGAGGAGAGGAGGGCCGCGCGGGCGCGGGAGTCAGTGGATCAGTAGCGCAGCGAGCGGCGGCGCACGCGCACCATGCCCGACCAGAAACAGTTCACGCGCGCCGAGGTGGCCGCGCGCAACTCCAAGGAAGACGCCGTCTTCGTGATCCACAACCACGTGTACGACGTGACGCCGTTCCTGGACGAGCACCCCGGCGGCCACGAGGTGCTGCTGCGCGCGGCCGGCGCCGACGCCTCCGAAGACTTCGACGACATCGGCCACAGCCTCGACGCTAAGGAGCTCATGAAGAAGTA
Above is a window of Choristoneura fumiferana chromosome 18, NRCan_CFum_1, whole genome shotgun sequence DNA encoding:
- the LOC141437743 gene encoding cytochrome b5-like yields the protein MSEPRRFTRAQVAARSHRADAAVIIDNVVYDVTGFLSDHPGGAEVLLDNAGKDATKCFRDVGHSDDAYTWREQYVAGEVVDEEKWPVEPRDKPFDSTREPLTLSGLLGAAFPPVALAAVSYMVYLYLFG
- the LOC141437744 gene encoding cytochrome b5-like, which encodes MPDQKQFTRAEVAARNSKEDAVFVIHNHVYDVTPFLDEHPGGHEVLLRAAGADASEDFDDIGHSLDAKELMKKYQIGEVVPEEHVEVAKREYQWEDVKHESGDGQWLTWRLPLILGVVASLTWLYFQ